GTCGAGCCGAGCATTGATCACCGCGCCGAACACGGCTCCGTTCACCGCGACGCCGGTGGCGATGCCCAGCTGCCGGAAGGTGTAGCTGATCCCCGAACCCATCCCGGCGCGCCGCCGCGTGACGACGCTCATCGCCAGCGCGCCGAGCATCGGATTGATCATTCCGCCGCCGAAACCGATCAGCACGAAGCCGGCCAGCAACGTCGTCCATTCGCTGCCCGGTGCGACCGACCGGAGCAGCAGGATGCCGGCGCCGGTCAGCGCGAGTCCGATTGCCACCGGCCATCGCGGGCCGATCCTGCCGACCAGGCGACCGGTCGACAAGGCGGCGAGTACGGTCAGCGCGTTCATCGGCAACAACCGCATTCCGGCCTGCAACGCGTCGTACTGAAGGACGCCCTGGAGATAGAGACTGAGATACATCAGCAGCGCGAGATGCGTCGCGCCCAACGTGAAAGCGGCCACCTGCGCGCCGCTGAACGCGGGGATGCGGAACCTGGACAGGTCGAGCATCGGCTCCCGCACCCGGCGTTCGACGGCCACGAAGATCACGAACAGGACCACGGTCGCGACGGCCGGCGCCAGTGTCGGCGCGCTCGTCCAGCCCGCGTCCTTGCCGCGGACGAGCGTGTAGACGAACAACCCGAGCATGATGCTGAACAGGACCGTGCCGGCCCAGTCTGCCCGGCCGCCGACCGGAGGCGTACGGGGTACGCCCAGCGCGACGATCGCGATCGTGACCAGGCAAACCGGCAACTGGATCAGGAAGACCCAACGCCAGTCGGCCGATTCGACCAGGATCCCGCCGACGATCGGTCCGAGCGCGATCGACGAGCCGGTCAGCGCGCCCCAGACCCCGAACGCGACCCCCTTCGTCCGGCCGCGATAGGTCTCACTCAGCACGACCAGCGAGACCGAGAACATCAGCGCGGCGGCGACACCTTCCAGCAGCCGCGTACCGATCAGAAATCCGGTACTCGGCGCGAGACCGTTTCCGAGCTGGGCGAGTAGGAAGATACCGAGACCGCACAGGAGCAAGGGTTTTCGCCCCCAGCGGTCCGCAGCCGTACCGGCGGTCAGCAGGAACGCCGCAAGTGCCATCGAATAGATGTTGGTGACCCATTGCAGGCCGGAGAGCTGAGCATGGAACTCGGCCTGCACCTTCGGCAGCGCGACGGTCACCAGTCCGACGTCGCCGAGCAGCATCAGGTCGACCAGGCAGACGGCGACCAGCGGCCACCACTGCCATCCGCTCGTACGCTGCTCCGCCGCCTGCTCCAGATCGGCCGGGTGAGTTGCCGGCCGTACTACTTCGCTGTTTCCTTGATCGGGCGCAACACTCATGACGCCACCCCTCCGTGGCAGAGAATGGGGAGAGGCCGAGTCAGAGCTGCCGAATCTGCGGCAGGACCTCGTCGGCGAAGAGTTTCATCGAACGCAGCACCCGGTCCTGCGGCAGATCACCGATCTGGAAGATCAGGTTGACCACGCCGGCGCCGACGTCCTCGCGAATCTTGCGGATCTGGGCCGCGACCGAGTCCGGTCCGCCGCAGAAGATCTGGCCCATTTCGATCCGGGCCGGCAGTCCCTGGTTCAGCCGCTCGGCGACGATGTCACGGAACCGGCCGCCGGTCGCGCCGCTGCCGCCGAACATGCCACGGCTGCCGGCGAGTCCGGTCATCCGCAGCATCGGATGCGCGACGTTGTCCGCGTACCGGAAGTGCGGCTCGATCTCGGCGAGTGCCTTCTCGTCGTTGTCCGAGACGTAGATGTCGGCCTGGTACAGCACGTCGTCCGGGCTCGTCTCGGTGCCGGCTTCGCGGGCGGTCTCCCGGTACGTACGCGCCGACTCCGCGGCGGCCGCGATGGTCGTGAACGCGAGTCCGATGCCGGCCCCACGCCGCGCGGCGAAGATCGCCGACTCCTTGCTCGAACCGGAGACGAAGATCGGCGGCAGCGGCTGCTGGACCGGACGCGGCCAGGCAGACACCACCCGGTTCTGGAAGTGCACGCCTTCCCAGCCGAACGGGCCGGGGTGGGTCCAGGTCTTGAGCATCAGGTCGTACGCCTCGACGAACCGCGGGCGGGACAACGTCGGTGACACGCCGGACACCAGGTACTCATAGGGCGTGCCGCGCAACAGACCCGCGATCAGCCGGCCACCGCTGAGATTGTCGACCATCGCGTACTCCTCGGCGAGCTGCACCGGATTCGCCAGCGGAATCCGCGCGCCCAGGATCGCGATCTTCGCCGTGCTCGTCCGCTGCGCCAGCGCCGTCGCCATCACGCTCGCGTTCGGGCACATGGCGTGCGAGGAATAATGGTGCTCGGCACAGGCGACCCAGTCGAAGCCGAGCTGCTCGGCGTACGCGGCCGCGTCGAGGGTTTCTTGGTAGCACGCCACCGAGCGGGCCGGATCGAACTGCGCGTTGGACGTCGGCCAGCGCGTCGGGAGTTCACGCAGCGGCGCGTACGGCATCAGCGTGAAGAACGACGCCTTCACCGCGACTCCCCCGGCACGCTCGCGACGAACAGTTCGCCGGTGGCCAGGAAATCGGCCACCAACGGTACGAACCGCTCGGTCGCCGACAGCGTCAGCGAGTGCGCGCTGTCAGGCAGGAACGTGGCCGAGCAGCGCGGGATCGCGTCCTGGTAGATCGTTGCGAGAGCCGGCGGTACCTGCTGGTCCTCGGTGCTCCAGAGCACCAACGTCGGTGCCTCGATCTTGCCGAGAGCGGCCCGGAAGACCTCGGGATCGTTGCCCTTGAGCAACGGCACGCCCTGGCCGGCGTTGCGGGCCCGCTGCTGTCCCGCTTCCGGCGTGAAGAACCCGTCCGGTACGGCCGGCGCCGGGCCGAAGTTGCGCAGGGCAAGTTCTTTCGGCGGCAGCGGCCGCGGCGGCGGGCCGGGTGGGAGGAAGGCGAACGGCGCCACGGCGACCAAGTTGCGGACCGCCTCCGGGTGCCGGGCGGCCAGCCACAGCGCGCAGACCGCGCCGAACGATTCACCGACCAGCTGGACCGGCTGATCCGTTACCTGCTTGACGAACGCGGCGAACACGTCGGCAACCTCGACGATCGAGCCCACCGCGCCGGTGCTGCCGTCGAAACCGGGCGCGGACGGCGCGTACACGTGGAAGTTGCCGGCCAGCTGTTCCAGGAACGGCGCGCCCGGCACCGATCCACCGACGGCGTGCAGGAAGACGAGCGGCTCGCCCGTTCCGCCTTCCAGGTACTGGATTTGTCTGCCGTCCAGCTCCAGCTCGGACTGCTTGAGGTTGGCCATGGTTCGAAGCCCTTTCGATGCGCGGTGTCTGCCTGATGCACCACGTACGGTACAGAGGACATCTACACTGTGCAAGGCTTCATTGTGGAGGCCTACACTAAATCTTCCGGACCAGGTTCTCGAGGTGGCCGATACCGGTGATCTCGGTGCTCAGCACGTCCCCATCGGCGAGATAGCGGGCCGGCGTACGAGCGTGGCCGACACCGCTCGGCGTACCGGTGGCGATCACATCTCCTGGACGCAACGTGAGGATCGTCGATGCATACCGGACCAGGTCCGTCGGTGTGAAGAGCAGGTCAGCGGTGTCCGCCTTTTGCATCAGCTCGTCGTTGACCGTGCAGCTGATCGGCAGCTCCGGGCGTACGCCACCTGGAAGTTCGTCCGGCGTCACGAGTACCGGACCGAGCGGCGTGGTGGCTTCGAACGTCTTCCCCTGCAGCCATTCCTTCGTACGGAACTGCCAATCGCGCATCGTGACATCGTTCAGTACGGTGAAACCGGCAATCGCCGCGGCTGCCTGAGCTTCGGTCGCGCGGCGTACGGTGCGGCCGATCACGACGGCCAGCTCGGCCTCCCAGTCCACGCAGGACGACTCGGGCGCCAGCTCGACCGGGTCGTACGGTCCGATCAGCGCTTCGGCGAACTTCGCGAAGAGGGTCGGATGGGCCGGCAGGTCGCGGCCCATCTCCAGGATGTGGGTGCGGTAGTTCAGTCCCACGCACAGGATCTTGCCCGGGCGCGGTACGAGCGGTGCCAGGCCCACGCTCAGCGGATGCGCCGCGCCGGCGGTTTCGGCCGCGTACGTCGGCCAGTCGGCACGCGTCAGCAGCTCGCCGACATCCGCGTACCCGAGTTCGATGAACGCGTTGGGGGTCTGGCGCGCGGCGCGGGTGCCGTTGGCGGTACGGATGGTCGCGAGTCTCATCGGTTGGCCTCCTCGACGCGCCCGCGATGCAGTTCCAGGCGCTCGATGATCGGGGCGTCGCTGAACCGGAACAGGTCCAGGCCGGTGCTGGTTTCGATGGCGAGCGGCTGCCAGGACGGCACCACGAACAGGTCACCACGGCTGGTCTGCCATTTTCTGCCGGCCACGGAGACCTCACCCTCGCCCTCGAAAATTTGGTATACCGAAGCTCCGACCTCGCGGACCGGCGTGGTCGCGGTGTCGGGTGCCAGCCGGTGGAACTCGGCCCGCAGGGTCGGCATCACGTCGCCACCCGTCGCCGGGTTGGTGAAGCGCACGGCGGCATGACCCGGCTCGACCGTCACGTCATAGCCCTCGGCTTCGAGCGCGAGTTGCTCCGCCAACGCACGGTCGGTGTGTTCCCAGCGGTATGCGAGCAGCGGCGTCGCCGGGGTTGGGCGGATCAGGCTGAGTGGGCGTAGACCGGGGTGGCTCCAGAGGCGTTCCGATCGAGAGTGGTGTGGTGCTTCGCGGGTCTCGACCTCGTCAGGTCCGAACTCGAAGAACGTCGCGTCGGTGAAGTACTGGAACGGGATGTCCAGGCCGTCGAGCCAGGCCATCGGGCGATCTGAGCTGTTGTGGTGACCGTGCCAGTTCCAGCCGGGCTGCGGCAGGAAGTCGCCGCGGCGCATGGCGACCGGGTCACCGTCGACAACCGTCCAGACGCCTTCGCCCTCGATGACGAAACGGAACGCGTTCTGGGTGTGCCGGTGGACGGGCGCGTCCTCGCCCGGGTTGAGGTACTGGATCGCGGCCCAGAGCGTCGGCGCGGCGAACGGTTTGCCGCCGAGACCCGGGTTCGCCAGCGCGATCGCACGCCGCTCCCCGCCGCGGCCGACCGGCACTAGTTCGCCGGCCCGCTCGGCCAGCGGCAAGAGCTGGTCCCAGCGCCAGAGATGCGGCTGGGCTTTGGACTGCGGGGCCATCGGCATCAGGTCCCCGATCTGCGTCCAGAGCGGAACCAGCAACTCCCGCTCGAACCCCCGATACAACTCCCCCAACTCAGATCCTTGCTCCGGGATCTCCAAGGGTTGTCGCTCGGAGGATTGCGTGAGCTGTTGCTCGGGGTGGTTGGTTCTGGTCATCGCCGGTCAAACTCCCTCGATCCGGACAGTTGGCACTGCCCGGCGAGGTGCAGGGTCCCCGCCGGGCAGGCCACCAGCGTGCCCACCCCACCCCCACCTGCCCACCTCTTTCTGCCCTCCAGAAACTCCCCAAAGGACCCACCCCACACTTTGAGAAGCCACCGAGCGTTTCCACGCTGCGTTCTTGCGCGGTGGCTTCTCAAAGTGCGGGTCAGGTGGTGAGGTCCGCTTTGATTTGGGTGGCGGTTGACGCGAGGTGGGTGATCCAGTCGGGGAGTTGGGTGCGGTTGAAGCGGGCGGTGGGCATGGCCAGGGTGATCGCGGCCTCCGGTCTGGCCGCTGCGTTGGGGATCGGCAAACTGACCGCCGTCACACCGGTTTCGGTGCGTTGATCGTTGATCGCGAAACCACGTTTGCGTACCAGCGCCAGCTCCCGGCGCAGTCTTCGCAGATCCACGTCCGCCGAGGTCTCGTACAAGGAAGCGAGCTCGGCCGGCGGCACCGCGGCGAGCAGCGCCTGGCCTCCGGCGGTCAAGTGCGCGGGCAGCGTTTGACCCATCCGGTCCCCCACGCGCAACGGCCGCGTACATTCCGTCGTCATCACGAAGCGGGTCTCCGTGCCGACGACCACCACGAGGTTCGACGTCTCGCCGACGCGGTCGGTCAGCGCGCGCAGATGCGGCCCGGCGACGCGGCGCAGCACCGCGAGCGGAGCCTCGGTGACCGGCGCCGGCCGCAGCATCCGGCCCGGGAAGTACCGGCGATCGTCCGACCGCTCGGCGAAGTCGCGGTACACCAGCATCGCCAGCAACCGATGCGCCGTCGACGGCGACACCCCGAGCCGCTCCGCCGCCTCACTCACCCGCAACTGCCCCTCGTGCCGCAGCATCTGCGCCAGCACCAGCGCATGATCCACCGAATCAATCGCGTACGCCGGCCGATTCTTCATGACAGAAAATGATAGGCCGCGAACCGTCGCGCCTGGCGCGGTCGCAAGCCGGCCACGACCAGCGCCGATACCCCGAACACGCCGGCCGCGATCACGAACCCGGTCACGAATCCGGTCTCGTCCGGCCGGTGCGTCAGCGGCGGCAGGTGCCGTGCCATCACCCTGGCCGCGAGTTGCACGCCGATGACACTGCCGATCCCGCGGGTGAACTGGATCAGTCCGGTCGCGATACCGGCCTGCTCGGTAGGTACCGCGGCGAGCACGGCATTCATCTGCCCGGTAAACGACACCGCCGCGCCCGCACCGGCCACACCCAGCCAAACCAGTAGGTGCCAGGGCTGATCATGTGCCACCACCAGCGCGCCGAAACCGCCCGCGGCCACCATTGCCGCCAGCACTAGAGCTCGTTGGGTTCCCCAACGATCATCCAGCCAACCTGCGATCGGCCCCATCATCAGGCCGATCATCGTGAACGGCGCGAGGTACAAACCGGCCTCGGTCACGGTCGCGCCGAATCCCGGTCCACGGCCGGCAGGTAGCGAGACCAGCTGCGGTATGAGGAAGAACGTCATCCCCGTACTGACGCTAGTCAGCAGGGCGGCCAGGCAGACGAGAGCCACGGTTCGCCGCCGGAGCAGGGCCGTGTCGATGAACGGATCTCGGCGCCGGCCCTTGATCCGGAGCAGCCCGAGGATTCCCAGCCCAGCGTAGGCAAGCAAAGCCCACGACCCCCATCCCCACCGCAATCCCTTGTTCAGCACCAGGTTCAGCGCAATGAAGGGCCCGGCCAGCAGGGTCAGACCCAGCCAGTCGAGGCCACGTCGCCGGACCGCCGGTTCGATCGGCTGCCGCGGAGTGACCAGTAGGAGGCCGCCGACGCAGGCGAGGAAGACGACTGTCGGGATCGCGAACATCAGATGCCTGCCCAGGTTGTCCGCGGTCAGCCCGGACACCACCAGGCCCAGCCCGCCGCCGACTCCGACCGAACCGACGAGCAGCCCAACGGCCACCTTTGCTCGGCCTGGGTTGAGCCGCCACAGCAACGCGAGGCCCAGCGGGAAGATGCCGTAGCCGCATCCTTGCAGCACCTGACCGACGATCAGCATAGTCAGGGTCGAGCCGACCGCCGAGAGCAAGCCGCCGAGCCCGGTGACGGCCGCGACGACGCGTAACACTCTGATCGGGCCGTAGATGTCCGCAAGCCGGCCGACCATTGGGGTCGCGACCGCGCCGGAAAGGGTGAAGAGGGTTACCAGTAGGGCCGAATCGGTCGGCGAGAACGACAGTTCGCGCTGCAGTAGTGGGAGCGCCGGGACCAGTACTGTCTCCAGCGCGCCCATAACACCGGCGGTGAGACACAACATGACAACCACACCACCGAGCACGCGATCACCATCGGCGGTACGGCCTACCGGCCGGCCGGGGTCCTGCATCATGAAGTCCTCCCATGCTTGGAAAGGCAGCTGCTGAAATGCACCGCGGGTGGTCGAGAGCAGCGCAGGTCGCGAGGAGCCGCGCTGGCCGGCGAGGAGTAGCGCGGGCGGGGTGCAGCGCGGGCGGCGAATGTGCGAGCGGGGTCAGTGCGCTGGGGAGGGGCGGTCCTCAACCGGGTGGTAGTCGAGGTCGTAGCCGAAGGCTCTTGGGCCGACCAGGTCGAGTGCTCGTGGCGACCGCCAGAGGGGGTGGCAGGGCCAGGCGAGCAATGCGACCCGCTGTCCGTACCGGAGCATCTCGGTGGAGATCGCCGACGCGGTCTGCGGGTCGACCATGGTGATCAGATCCGGCACGGTCGCGAGCACCTCGCCGGACTCGATCACGGCGAGATTCTCGTTCTGCAGTTCGACCCTGAGCATCCGGCCCCGGCAGCTTCCGGTGCCTTCGATCGTCACCGAACCGCGCACGAAACCACCACCGGTAGTCCGGTTGACGTCGCGGACCTTGCCCTCGATCAGGCACCGGGCACCGAGTTCGGCCATCAGCCCGGCCAGCGGATCGGGACCCTGGACGCTGCGCCCGATCCGCACCGCGGCCGAGACGCTGCCCTCGATCACCGCGCCCCGCGCCTGCGCGGCCGTCATCAGGTAGGTGGCGATCAACGCCATCCCACCACTCGCGACGCACAAGGCCCGGGCCTGCCGCTCCGCCCAGGCCGCGTCGGCCGGCCGCAGCGTACTCACCTGGCCGAGAACGTCGGCCAGCACGGTCGGATTCAACGTGATGCCGGCCAGATGCATGGACGTCATCTGCACTTCGGGAAAGGCACGTCCCATCCCATCGGCATCGAGCATTGGCACACCAAGCTGTGTCGCCCACAGGATCGGTCCCAGACCGTTGCCGCCACCGATTTCGGCCGACATCACCGCCGCGATCCGCCGGCCGGTGAGCTGCTCGATCTCTTCACAGATCAACCTCGGCTGCTCCGCATTGCCGGGCATCTCCATCGCCACCGTCGGCGCGCCGATCCCACCGAGCGGGACGACCAGCTCGTCGTCGCCGAGGTCCTCCACCCGCGCCACCGGGACGGGTCCGAATCTGCGCAGGGCCTGCGCCAGGAACGGCACCGCGTTCGCCACCGCGCCGCCTCCGCCGGTGCCGAGGACAGCACAGCCGCGGGTGAACGCGGGCAGGTCGGCCTCGGTCATCTGGGTGAGCTGAGTGGCCTGAGTCGGATGCATGGCGACAACTATGCCGAGCGGGCCCACCCCGGCCTAGGTGGCCGGAGCACAGCAAGCGCGGCCGAACTATCGCCTTGTCACAAAGCCGATTCCGGGCCGCCGCGACGGCACGCCCTACAGCCGGCTCAAGGGGCCTGCGGCAACAACGTTCACCCGGAGCGCGGGCTGGGTCAGGTACGACAACGGTGTCTCGGTGATCTCGACCACCTTGACCGTACGCGGGTCCGCCCCGGCCTCGACGGCGCGCCGGATGGCGGTGCCGCAGGAGTGCTCGATGCCCTCGTCCCGGCCGGCCCCGGCCGGAACGAGCGCCTCCCAGCGGCCGCCGGCCTGGGCGATCGCCGCGCCGACCGCGTTCGCTACCCCGGCGCGCTCGGGACGGAGTACTTCGGAGGCGCCCTCGACCTGGTCAGCGACGAGGAAGGCGCCACCGCCGACCGCGATCAGCGGCCGATCCGCCTTACCGAGCGACACCCGCTCCACCGCGTCCTCGATGGCCTGGTCGAAAGCGCTCAGTGCGGTACTGAGCAGCGTCCGGGTCGGCGCGGACCAACCGCCCGGCCAGGCCGCACCGATTCGGCCGCGGCCCGCCAACACGGCCGCGTCGGTCAGCGTCGGTGTGTTGCCGCCGAACGCCATCGCCGCCGAGGTGATCCGGTGCCCGACCGACTCCGGTCCGATCCGTGGTTCCTGCCCGGTTCCGGACACGACGGTGCCGCCACCGAAAGCCAGACTGAGAATGTCCGGCATCCGGAAGTTCGTGCTGATACCGCCGATCTCGGTGCTGAGCGCGGATTCGCGGGGAAAGCCGTTGACCAGTACGCCGAGGTCGGTGGACGTACCGCCGACATCGACGATGATCGCGTCCGCCACCCCGGACAGGTACGCGGCGCCACGGATCGAGTTCGCCGGTCCGGAGCCGATCGTCAGCACCGGATAGCGGGTGGCGTAGTCGAGCGCCATCAGGGTCCCGTCGTTCTGCGCGAAGTACGCGGCCGCGTCGATGCCACGCTCGGCGAGTACGGTCCGCAGCGCACCGGTGACCTCGCCGGCGGCGGAGTACAGCGCGGCGTTCAGCACCGTTGCGTTCTCCCGCTCGATCAGTCCGAGCGAGCCGATCTCATGGCTGAGTGAGACCGGCACGTCCGCGCCGAGGAGCTCGCGCGCGACCGCGGCAACCGTCAGCTCCTGATCGGCGATCGCCGGGCTGAACATCCCCGTCACTGCCACCGCGTCGACCGTTCCGGCCAGCGAGCCGAAGAAGCTCCTGACCGCGTCCAGGTCCAGTGGAACGACCGGCAGGCCGTCGAAGAAGTACCCACCCGCCACGATCGACGAGTCCACCACGACGGCATCGGCCAGGTCGGCCGGCCAAGTCGCCAGCGGTGGAACTCCGGTCGTCGCGGGCGCGCCGATCCGCAGCGCCGCGACCCGGCCGAGGCCACGGCGTTGCAGGATCGCATTGGTCGCGTGGGTCGTACCGAGCATCACCCGGCCGACTCGCCCGGCATCCGCGCCGAGCTCGTCGAGCACCCGGACGAGCGCCGCGTTCATACCGCTGGTGACATCGTCGCTGGTCGGCTGCTTCGTCCAGGTCCGGATCCGGTCCGCACTGTCCAGCACGACCGCGTCCGTGTTGGTGCCACCAACGTCTATGCCGATCGTCAGCTCTGTCTCGTCCATGCCGACGAGTTTGCCGAGCCGGAGCGTTCCGGCCAATGTCGTCACGGCACAGCAAGTGCAAGCAGACTAGCGCCATGCCACAACTCCTGACCCATGATGTCGCCGGCCTCCTCGATCGGCAGTCGAGGCTGCAACTCACCTTGCTGGCCGGCCCCGGGCAGAGCCGATCGATCCGCCGAGCCAGTGGCGTGCGGACATTACGCGACCTCGACCAGGCTCGCCCGGGCAGCATCGCGGTCGTACTCGAACCGCTGGGAACCGATGTCGGCGGGTACGCGATGGACGTGGCGATCCGTCAGGCCGACCAGTTGGGACTGGCCGCGATCGTGCTCGACTCGCCGTACGAGTTGTCGCTGACCGCGCGGCATCTGGCCGGCCGCGCGAAGCTGCCGGTGATCGGGTCTTCGGCGACGCGGGCCGGCGCCGAGATCCTGCTCCGGGTCGACCGCTTCCTCCGTGGCGGCGCCGCGGAGGTGCTGGCCCGCGCCGACGCCGCGATCCGCGCCGCCCGGGACGCGACGGCTTCCGGTACACCCGATCCGATCGGGGCCGTGCTCGACGCCGCGTCGGCCTCGCTCGGCTGCCGGCTGAACCTGATCGAGCACGCGCCGGACGACCCACTGGCTCCGGGCGCGGTGGTGCTCGGCGAACAGGCCGTCGCCGAGGTCACCTGTGCACCGCGGGACGAGGCGACCGAGGTCGTACTGCCCGCGGTCGCGGCGCTCGTGTCCAGGATGCGGCAGCGTGAGCTGAACCAGCGGTTCGCGCCGTCGATGACACGTGCGGAACTGATCCTGCGGATCGTGCTGTCCGAGCACGCGCAGCTTCCGCAACTGACTGATCAGGCGTATCGCATCGGCCTTCAGATCCAATACACGCATGTGGCGACGTGGCTGCGAGTCGATCCCGTGCCGAACGGTTCGGGCGAGCCGGCCGGGCCGGTCGAGCGGCGGCGGCTGCTCGGTGACCTCGAGCTGAGCGTGCTGCAGTCACTGCACGCCAAGCCGGGGACCTGGCACGTCCTCAGTCTGGACGGTGCGCTGCTGGTCCTGCGCTCGGAGCCGGATCCAGGTGCTGGGTTCTGCCGCCAGGTGCACGCGGAGATGTCCGGCCTTGTCACCGGCCTGGCCGACCGCGACGACGTCACCGTTACCGCTGGGCTCGGTACCGCGCGGCCGGGAGCCGACGGGATCCGGCAATCCACCGCCGAAGCGCAGGTCACCGCGGACGGAGCGGCCGCGGCCGGCCGGCGTGGCACGGTCAACGACACCGATCCAAGTGGACTGCGCCGGATCCTTACCGAGCTCTACGCGGCGCCGCTGACCCGGAATCTGCTCGCCGAACTGCTCGCGCCGCTGGACGCGCTCGGTCCGGAACGCTCCCGGACGGCGATCCACACCCTGTCCGCGTACTTCGACGCCCAGGGCTCACCGAAGCAGACCGCACGGAAGCTGCACCTGCACCCGAACGCGGTCAGTTACCGGCTGCGCTGGATCGCCGAGGCGCTCGGCACCGACCTCGGCGACGCCGACACCAGATTCGCACTGCAACTCGCCTGCCGACTGCGCCTGCTGGCCAGCACGCCGGACTCGCTGCCCGGCTGCCACCGGCGCTGACACCGGGCGCTGACACCGGAGCCGACACCGGGCGCCGGCGCCGGCTCCGGCTGGGTGCGCCAAGTCGGTCGTACGCCGCTCGCGGTTCTTAGTACCGGGCCGGTTCTTCGTGTCAGAAAGTGTAAAGGCCGAATCCGGCCGTGCACGGCAGGCCGATCGTGCCGCATACTGGAGCTCTGATGCAGGCCAATCGCGTGACGACGCGTCGTCATCTGTCCACCAGTCCGTTCGCCGCCAAGGTCGCCGACTCGCCGAAGAGTTTCGAAGTCGACGAGCGCGTGACCCACGACCGGGAAGGACTGGGTCGCGTGCACTCGGTCGAGCCCGGCAGCGTCGTCGTCGATTTCGGCGGCGGCAAGATGATCCGGATCGTTACCCCCTTCACCAAACTTCATTCGCTCTGATCCCCGTACGCCACCCGGTGTCCTGAGCCCAGTTCAGGACACCCGGCGTCACGATCAGTGGCGCCTGCGTCACGCTCAGCAGTGGCGGCTCGCGGCGAAGGCGAGTGCCGTGCGTGGGTGTGCTACCAGCATCCGTAGGTTCTGAACGAGGCTCGAATCGGGGCGGGCGTCGAGGAAGCCGTACAGGCGCTGGTCGGTGACGAGACCCAGGCCGTTGCGCCGCCAGACCTCGATACCGCGCGCACCAGCGCGGCCGGCGATGACGCCACGCCACTCGTTCACAATGGTCGACCCGTCCACGGCGACCAGCGTCTTCTCGACGTACAGCCCGCGTTTCGCCATGAAGCGGCACATCGTCGCCCAGCCGCGGCAGATCTCGTCGATACCGTCGGCGTGGATGATCAGCCCGTCGAGCGTCGCGTCCCACCGCGCGTCCGGCGCGAACACCTGGCGGATACCGTCAGCATCACGCTCATTGGTCATCCTTTGCGCTTCGGCGACGAACCTGGTCGCAGCTTCGATCAGTTCGGGTGCAGTCATCGATTCACCGCTTCGGCCAGGAGGGCAGCCGTCAGCTCGGGCTGGTCCTCGGTGAGGTACGTATAAGAATTGGCGACCGTGCGTACGCTCACGCCAAGCCGGTCGGCGTACCTCCGGGCGCTCGCCAGCGGGAAAACCCGGTCGGCAGACGCCCAGATCAGCTCAATCGGCTTCCCGAAGGTGGTGGCCAGGATGGTCGCGGCGGACCGGGTGAACTGTTCGTCGACCGAGCCGATCGCCTTGCGCCCGTCATGCCGGATCGCCGCGCTGCGCAGGACCGGGTCGACGTAACTACGCATCGTCAGGTCGTCGATCGGATACTTCGCCAGCCACCCGTACGTGTTTCGCCAGCGCCACGCCGTCGGCGCGCGCAGCACCTGATAGAGCGTGCGGTACGTCAACGGATGCGCAGCGGTTCGCTTGAGCAACGGGAATCCCCCCGGCGCCGGTGGCCAGGTGCAGTCAGGCGTCTCGCACGACGCGAGTACCAGCCTCCTGATCCGCTCGGGATGAGCCGCGGCGGCCAGTTGGCTGTACGCGCCGCCCGAATCGTTCCCGAACAGGACAACGTCGCGGAGCTCCAGCGCCTCGATGAAGTCGGCGATCATCCTGGCGATCCCCGGCGGCGAGAGGTCAGCGTCCCGATTCACGGGGGTCAGGTGCGATCCCAACGGCCAGTCCGGCATGATGCACCGGAAGCGATCCGACAGCAGTGGTGCCGCCTTGCGCCAGAT
The genomic region above belongs to Kribbella solani and contains:
- a CDS encoding alpha/beta fold hydrolase yields the protein MANLKQSELELDGRQIQYLEGGTGEPLVFLHAVGGSVPGAPFLEQLAGNFHVYAPSAPGFDGSTGAVGSIVEVADVFAAFVKQVTDQPVQLVGESFGAVCALWLAARHPEAVRNLVAVAPFAFLPPGPPPRPLPPKELALRNFGPAPAVPDGFFTPEAGQQRARNAGQGVPLLKGNDPEVFRAALGKIEAPTLVLWSTEDQQVPPALATIYQDAIPRCSATFLPDSAHSLTLSATERFVPLVADFLATGELFVASVPGESR
- a CDS encoding MFS transporter, which codes for MSVAPDQGNSEVVRPATHPADLEQAAEQRTSGWQWWPLVAVCLVDLMLLGDVGLVTVALPKVQAEFHAQLSGLQWVTNIYSMALAAFLLTAGTAADRWGRKPLLLCGLGIFLLAQLGNGLAPSTGFLIGTRLLEGVAAALMFSVSLVVLSETYRGRTKGVAFGVWGALTGSSIALGPIVGGILVESADWRWVFLIQLPVCLVTIAIVALGVPRTPPVGGRADWAGTVLFSIMLGLFVYTLVRGKDAGWTSAPTLAPAVATVVLFVIFVAVERRVREPMLDLSRFRIPAFSGAQVAAFTLGATHLALLMYLSLYLQGVLQYDALQAGMRLLPMNALTVLAALSTGRLVGRIGPRWPVAIGLALTGAGILLLRSVAPGSEWTTLLAGFVLIGFGGGMINPMLGALAMSVVTRRRAGMGSGISYTFRQLGIATGVAVNGAVFGAVINARLDEQLPGGSSHVADAVASGAIRPLLASVPEAEQPAVAAAAHSAFVAGLNGIFLVGGIVALVGAALVAVLVRPTNRQDGAPR
- a CDS encoding LLM class flavin-dependent oxidoreductase, encoding MKASFFTLMPYAPLRELPTRWPTSNAQFDPARSVACYQETLDAAAYAEQLGFDWVACAEHHYSSHAMCPNASVMATALAQRTSTAKIAILGARIPLANPVQLAEEYAMVDNLSGGRLIAGLLRGTPYEYLVSGVSPTLSRPRFVEAYDLMLKTWTHPGPFGWEGVHFQNRVVSAWPRPVQQPLPPIFVSGSSKESAIFAARRGAGIGLAFTTIAAAAESARTYRETAREAGTETSPDDVLYQADIYVSDNDEKALAEIEPHFRYADNVAHPMLRMTGLAGSRGMFGGSGATGGRFRDIVAERLNQGLPARIEMGQIFCGGPDSVAAQIRKIREDVGAGVVNLIFQIGDLPQDRVLRSMKLFADEVLPQIRQL
- a CDS encoding cupin domain-containing protein, which translates into the protein MGELYRGFERELLVPLWTQIGDLMPMAPQSKAQPHLWRWDQLLPLAERAGELVPVGRGGERRAIALANPGLGGKPFAAPTLWAAIQYLNPGEDAPVHRHTQNAFRFVIEGEGVWTVVDGDPVAMRRGDFLPQPGWNWHGHHNSSDRPMAWLDGLDIPFQYFTDATFFEFGPDEVETREAPHHSRSERLWSHPGLRPLSLIRPTPATPLLAYRWEHTDRALAEQLALEAEGYDVTVEPGHAAVRFTNPATGGDVMPTLRAEFHRLAPDTATTPVREVGASVYQIFEGEGEVSVAGRKWQTSRGDLFVVPSWQPLAIETSTGLDLFRFSDAPIIERLELHRGRVEEANR
- a CDS encoding fumarylacetoacetate hydrolase family protein; translation: MRLATIRTANGTRAARQTPNAFIELGYADVGELLTRADWPTYAAETAGAAHPLSVGLAPLVPRPGKILCVGLNYRTHILEMGRDLPAHPTLFAKFAEALIGPYDPVELAPESSCVDWEAELAVVIGRTVRRATEAQAAAAIAGFTVLNDVTMRDWQFRTKEWLQGKTFEATTPLGPVLVTPDELPGGVRPELPISCTVNDELMQKADTADLLFTPTDLVRYASTILTLRPGDVIATGTPSGVGHARTPARYLADGDVLSTEITGIGHLENLVRKI